The following coding sequences are from one Ornithodoros turicata isolate Travis chromosome 1, ASM3712646v1, whole genome shotgun sequence window:
- the LOC135370446 gene encoding uncharacterized protein LOC135370446 codes for MSSGSLGLLLVAGPSTDSQCQVLHDVRSILPSGTMKPLYSSLVVFPVAGPSTASELQLLHDIFWVLAPGNTEPSGSSLPLRALAKLGLTSTSSSTSSVTSPESWIQGV; via the exons ATGTCTTCAGGCTCCCTGGGTCTGCTCCTCGTGGCTGGACCCTCCacag ATTCCCAGTGCCAGGTGCTCCATGATGTACGCTCTATCCTGCCTTCGGGGACTATGAAGCCTTTATACTCCTCTCTGGTTGTGTTTCCTGTGGCTGGCCCGTCCACAG CCTCAGAGCTCCAGCTGCTCCATGATATCTTCTGGGTCCTGGCTCCAGGGAATACAGAGCCTTCAGGCTCCTCCTTGCCCCTCCGAGCACTTGCCAAGCTTGGTCTAACCTCG ACTTCGAGCTCCACTTCCTCCGTGACATCTCCTGAATCCTGGATCCAGGGAGTCTGA